A region from the Riemerella anatipestifer genome encodes:
- a CDS encoding bifunctional riboflavin kinase/FAD synthetase → MKVINSISEYKNPLPLALSIGMFDGVHLGHQSIIKNLKEISDEKKLSSGLLTFWPHPRTIFNPNENLKLLNTLTEKTSLIENLGVDFLFLQNFDEDFRNLSADDFVKKILVDKLNIKYLIIGYDHRFGKDKKGDFNLLQKMATEFDFEVQQLDAIQLENQNISSTKIRNAIASGDFKSANDMLGYHYPLSGKVIHGKKIGRTIGYPTANISIDDIKLLPKKGAYIVEVWINNLFYKGMLSIGTNPTVSGTELSIEVYILDFNKDIYDQNITIKFRDFLHEEIKFDGLEALIKKLDEDKALTESFEF, encoded by the coding sequence ATGAAAGTTATCAATTCTATATCCGAATATAAAAATCCGTTACCTCTCGCACTTTCAATAGGAATGTTTGATGGTGTTCATCTTGGACATCAAAGCATTATCAAGAATTTAAAGGAAATATCAGACGAGAAAAAACTCAGTTCTGGACTACTGACTTTTTGGCCACATCCTAGAACTATATTTAATCCTAATGAAAATTTAAAACTCCTAAATACTTTAACCGAAAAGACCTCTTTAATAGAAAATTTAGGTGTGGATTTCCTTTTTTTACAAAACTTTGACGAAGACTTCAGAAACCTCTCCGCAGATGATTTTGTAAAGAAAATATTAGTAGATAAACTGAATATAAAGTATCTTATTATAGGTTACGACCATCGTTTTGGAAAGGATAAAAAAGGAGATTTCAATCTGCTCCAAAAAATGGCAACCGAGTTTGATTTTGAAGTTCAGCAATTAGATGCCATACAGCTAGAAAACCAAAACATCAGCTCTACTAAAATTAGAAATGCAATTGCCAGTGGTGATTTTAAAAGTGCTAATGATATGCTTGGTTACCATTACCCACTAAGTGGCAAGGTGATACACGGTAAAAAAATAGGAAGAACCATTGGCTATCCTACCGCTAATATCAGTATTGACGATATTAAATTATTACCCAAAAAAGGAGCTTATATTGTAGAAGTTTGGATAAACAATCTATTCTATAAAGGAATGCTAAGCATAGGTACTAATCCCACAGTATCAGGCACGGAATTATCTATTGAAGTGTATATTTTAGACTTTAATAAAGATATTTACGACCAAAACATTACCATAAAATTTAGAGATTTTCTACACGAAGAAATTAAGTTTGACGGACTAGAAGCTCTTATCAAAAAACTTGACGAAGATAAAGCCCTAACCGAAAGTTTTGAGTTCTAA
- a CDS encoding MmcQ/YjbR family DNA-binding protein: protein MDIEAIRAYCLEKKGVTESFPFNDETLVFKVSGKVFLLLSLDRIPLAFNVKTNPEWSEVLREKYPQIYGAYHMNKKHWNTVVVEGLPKSLLLELLDHSYDLVFSKLTKKQKEEILSL, encoded by the coding sequence ATGGATATAGAAGCTATAAGAGCTTATTGTTTAGAGAAGAAAGGTGTTACCGAAAGTTTTCCTTTTAATGACGAAACTTTGGTGTTTAAGGTTTCAGGTAAAGTCTTTTTGTTGCTTTCTTTAGATAGAATTCCATTGGCATTTAATGTAAAGACTAATCCCGAATGGAGCGAAGTGTTGAGAGAAAAATATCCTCAAATATACGGAGCCTACCATATGAACAAAAAACATTGGAACACCGTGGTGGTAGAAGGTTTACCAAAATCATTATTATTGGAGTTGTTAGACCACTCTTACGACTTGGTTTTTAGCAAACTCACCAAAAAACAAAAAGAAGAAATATTGAGTTTATAG